A window of Clostridium botulinum BKT015925 contains these coding sequences:
- a CDS encoding O-methyltransferase has product MSGITHDYITDYIRSLIKEDNEILKELKEFAIKEQVPIVQDEVANFLKFMVLSNKPKKILELGTAIGYSSILMNMACNGQCEITTIERDENMISIAKNNIVKYGFNDKIKILQGDCLEILPTIDEQFDLIFMDAGKGHYNHFLPHCMRMLKKDGMIIADNVLFRGMVASDDLVKRRKITIVKRMRSYLEMVSSDENLITSVIPMGDGIAITTRRNINE; this is encoded by the coding sequence ATGAGTGGTATAACACACGATTACATAACGGATTATATTAGAAGCCTAATTAAAGAAGATAATGAAATTTTAAAAGAGCTTAAAGAATTTGCAATAAAAGAGCAAGTACCTATAGTACAAGATGAGGTTGCAAATTTTTTAAAGTTTATGGTTTTATCTAATAAACCAAAAAAAATATTGGAACTTGGAACTGCCATAGGATATTCGTCTATTCTTATGAATATGGCTTGTAATGGGCAATGTGAAATTACAACCATTGAGAGAGATGAAAATATGATAAGTATTGCCAAGAATAATATAGTTAAATACGGTTTTAATGATAAAATAAAAATATTACAAGGGGATTGTTTAGAAATATTACCTACTATAGATGAACAATTTGATTTAATATTTATGGATGCAGGTAAGGGTCATTATAATCATTTCTTGCCTCACTGCATGAGAATGCTAAAAAAAGATGGAATGATAATTGCAGATAATGTTTTATTTAGAGGTATGGTAGCGTCAGATGATTTAGTTAAAAGAAGAAAAATAACTATTGTCAAAAGAATGAGAAGTTATTTAGAAATGGTTTCAAGTGATGAAAATCTTATAACATCTGTAATACCTATGGGTGATGGTATTGCGATAACTACAAGGAGGAATATTAATGAATAA
- the mltG gene encoding endolytic transglycosylase MltG, whose translation MKRIKIITVILIILCILIFIGFRIRNSIKHPFVAATDNVSVAVAKGDSLSNIINKLHNDGHIKSTHVIKCYINIKRLNTTIKQGKYNIDKNISIDRFVKILNNGFDEEEFIKVTIPEGYNIENIGQTLEEKGIISKKEFIKSCKEYKLPQYIAANNKQIYPLEGYLFPDTYRFKKGTSGKKIIDEMLFQFKLVMNDIEKKDKKINNLCEIITKASIIEKEARCEKDRSKIASVINNRIRKQMKLQVDATVLYALGEHKQRLYYKDLKVKSPYNTYNVKGLPPGPICNPGKPSIMAVLNPEKTEYLYYVLENNVEHDKEHYFTKDYKDFLKAKERYKKQIEG comes from the coding sequence ATGAAACGGATAAAAATAATTACCGTAATTCTAATAATATTATGTATTCTTATCTTTATAGGGTTTAGAATTAGAAACAGTATCAAACATCCTTTTGTTGCAGCAACTGATAATGTATCAGTTGCTGTGGCAAAAGGAGATTCTTTATCTAATATTATTAATAAGTTACATAATGATGGTCATATAAAAAGCACCCATGTAATTAAATGCTATATAAATATCAAAAGATTAAATACAACGATTAAACAAGGGAAATATAATATAGATAAAAATATTTCTATAGATCGGTTTGTAAAAATATTAAATAATGGATTTGATGAAGAAGAATTTATTAAAGTTACTATACCAGAAGGATATAACATAGAAAATATAGGTCAAACACTAGAAGAAAAAGGTATAATATCTAAAAAAGAATTTATTAAAAGTTGTAAAGAATATAAATTGCCACAATATATAGCGGCAAATAATAAGCAAATATATCCTTTAGAAGGATACTTATTTCCTGATACATATAGATTTAAAAAAGGAACTAGTGGCAAAAAAATAATTGATGAGATGTTATTTCAATTTAAATTAGTAATGAATGATATTGAAAAAAAAGATAAAAAAATTAATAATTTATGTGAGATAATAACTAAGGCGTCTATTATTGAAAAGGAAGCTAGGTGTGAAAAAGACAGATCGAAGATAGCATCTGTTATAAACAATAGAATACGAAAACAAATGAAATTACAAGTAGATGCTACTGTATTATATGCTTTAGGAGAACATAAACAAAGATTATATTATAAAGATTTAAAAGTAAAATCTCCATATAATACTTATAATGTTAAAGGTCTTCCTCCTGGACCTATATGTAATCCAGGAAAGCCATCAATTATGGCTGTTTTGAATCCAGAAAAAACGGAATATTTATATTATGTTCTAGAAAATAATGTAGAACATGATAAAGAACATTACTTTACTAAAGATTATAAAGATTTCTTAAAAGCTAAAGAAAGATATAAGAAACAAATAGAGGGTTAA
- the typA gene encoding translational GTPase TypA has protein sequence MSLFTRNDIRNVAIIAHVDHGKTTLVDAMLKQSHVFRDNEKVQERVMDSNDLEKERGITILSKNTAVMYNGVKINIVDTPGHADFGGEVERVLKMVDSVVLVVDAYEGPMPQTKFVLKKALELHLRPIVVINKIDKPNARPQEVIDEVFDLFVELGADDEQLDFPIVYASARGGYAKKEVDEESDNMECLFDTIIKNVKAPTGYIDEPLQLLVTTIDYNEYVGRIGIGKIERGKVAKNQQVTIVDREGNKRNVKVSNLYVYNGLKREEVEEAQLGDIVAVSGIVDINIGETIADPSRPEAVEFIEIDEPTLSMYFMVNDSPFAGKEGEYVTSRHLRDRLMKELETNVSLKVEETDSADSFKVSGRGELHLSILIETMRREGYEFQVSKPSVIFHEQDGKKHEPIEYLTIDVPEEFMGVVMEKLGPRKAEMINMSSAVNGYSRLEFRIPARGLIGFRNEFMTDTKGNGIMNHVFDGYEPFKGEIPGRTRGSIIAFETGEAVAYGLFNAQERGKLFVTPATDVYAGMIVGECSRAEDIDVNVCKKKHLTNTRSSGSDDALKLVPVVPMSLEQSLEFIAADELVEVTPINIRMRKKMLDSAARKRASRK, from the coding sequence ATGAGTTTATTTACAAGAAACGACATAAGAAACGTGGCAATCATTGCCCATGTTGACCATGGTAAAACAACATTAGTTGATGCAATGTTAAAACAAAGCCATGTATTTAGAGATAATGAAAAAGTACAAGAAAGAGTTATGGATTCTAACGATTTAGAAAAAGAAAGAGGAATAACTATATTATCTAAAAACACAGCAGTAATGTATAATGGTGTTAAAATAAATATAGTAGATACTCCAGGACATGCGGATTTTGGTGGAGAAGTTGAACGTGTATTAAAAATGGTTGATAGTGTTGTATTAGTAGTAGATGCTTATGAAGGACCTATGCCACAAACGAAATTCGTATTAAAGAAAGCTTTAGAATTACATTTGAGACCTATCGTAGTAATTAATAAAATAGATAAGCCAAATGCAAGACCACAAGAAGTTATAGATGAAGTTTTCGATTTATTCGTAGAACTTGGTGCAGATGATGAGCAATTAGATTTCCCAATTGTATATGCTTCAGCTAGAGGAGGATATGCTAAAAAAGAAGTAGATGAAGAATCAGATAACATGGAATGCCTTTTTGATACAATTATTAAAAATGTAAAGGCTCCAACTGGATATATAGATGAACCACTTCAATTATTAGTTACAACTATTGACTACAATGAATATGTAGGAAGAATAGGTATTGGTAAAATTGAAAGAGGAAAAGTTGCTAAAAATCAACAAGTTACTATAGTAGATAGAGAAGGCAACAAGAGAAATGTAAAAGTATCTAATTTATATGTATATAATGGACTAAAAAGAGAAGAAGTTGAAGAAGCTCAACTTGGGGATATAGTAGCAGTTTCTGGTATAGTTGATATAAATATTGGTGAAACAATTGCAGATCCAAGTAGACCAGAAGCAGTAGAATTTATAGAAATTGATGAACCTACATTAAGCATGTATTTCATGGTAAATGATTCACCTTTTGCAGGAAAAGAAGGAGAATACGTTACATCTAGACATTTAAGAGATAGATTAATGAAAGAATTAGAAACTAATGTAAGTTTAAAAGTAGAAGAAACAGATTCAGCAGATTCATTTAAAGTAAGTGGAAGAGGAGAATTACACCTTTCTATTTTAATTGAAACTATGAGAAGAGAAGGATATGAATTCCAAGTATCTAAACCATCTGTTATTTTCCATGAACAAGACGGCAAAAAGCATGAGCCAATAGAGTACTTAACTATTGATGTTCCTGAAGAATTTATGGGAGTTGTAATGGAAAAATTAGGACCTAGAAAAGCAGAAATGATTAACATGAGTTCTGCTGTTAATGGATATTCAAGACTTGAGTTTAGAATACCAGCAAGAGGTCTTATAGGATTTAGAAATGAATTTATGACAGATACTAAAGGTAATGGAATAATGAATCACGTTTTTGATGGGTATGAACCGTTTAAAGGAGAAATACCAGGAAGAACTAGAGGTTCAATTATAGCATTTGAAACAGGCGAAGCTGTGGCATATGGATTATTTAATGCTCAAGAAAGAGGAAAATTATTTGTAACACCAGCTACAGATGTTTATGCAGGTATGATTGTTGGAGAATGTTCAAGAGCAGAAGATATTGATGTTAATGTATGTAAGAAAAAACATTTAACTAATACAAGATCATCAGGATCAGATGATGCATTAAAACTTGTTCCAGTTGTTCCAATGTCATTAGAACAAAGTTTAGAATTTATTGCTGCAGATGAACTTGTTGAAGTAACTCCTATAAACATAAGAATGAGAAAGAAAATGCTTGACAGTGCAGCAAGAAAAAGAGCTTCTAGAAAATAG
- a CDS encoding YlbF family regulator, producing the protein MNIYDKVHELANELQNCEEVKNFKKAKKGLEGKDASKRMVEDFRKVQMQAYSEQMENGKPSKETLEKLEKLGSIMSMDMDVSNYMEAEVKFGVLWEDIIKILGKAVDDDFDKTK; encoded by the coding sequence ATGAACATATATGATAAAGTACATGAACTTGCAAATGAATTACAAAACTGTGAAGAAGTTAAGAATTTTAAAAAAGCAAAAAAAGGGTTAGAAGGTAAAGACGCTAGCAAAAGAATGGTTGAAGATTTTAGAAAAGTTCAAATGCAAGCGTATTCAGAGCAGATGGAAAATGGTAAACCATCAAAAGAGACTCTTGAAAAGTTAGAAAAATTAGGATCAATAATGTCTATGGATATGGATGTTTCAAACTATATGGAAGCAGAAGTAAAGTTTGGAGTCCTATGGGAAGATATTATAAAGATATTAGGAAAAGCAGTAGACGATGATTTTGATAAAACAAAATAG
- a CDS encoding ribonuclease J translates to MRKEKDKIKIIPLGGLEEVGKNLTAFEYKNEIVVIDCGLKFPDDEMLGIDVVIPDIGYLLKNKEKVKGIFLTHGHEDHIGALPYVLKDLNVPVYGTKLTIGIVENRLKESGMLASSTLKRVQPRDIIKLNNMSIEFIRTSHSIADSAAIAIHTPLGVILHTGDFKIDYTPIDGQVADLARFVELGKKGVIAMLADSTNVERQGYTMSERTVGKTFENIFSKAEGRIIVATFASNIHRIQQIITASEKIGRKVAVSGRSMENIVGVASELGYLQFEDGTLISIDDIKKYPNNRISIITTGSQGEPMSALSRMASSDHKKVSIVPGDMVIISATPIPGNEKLVSKVINQLFKQGANVIYEALADVHVSGHACQEELKLVHTLVKPRFFIPVHGEYRMLKQHAELAVKLGMPEKNTIISENGDVIEVTRDAIRKSGSVMSGQVFVDGLGVGDVGNIVLRDRRHLSQDGILTVVVTIGKDTGKVIAGPDIISRGFVYVRESEDLMDGARLMVRDALRECEEKHITEWAVIKSKVKEVLRMFLYEKTKRKPMILPIIMEV, encoded by the coding sequence TTGAGAAAAGAAAAAGACAAAATAAAAATTATACCACTAGGCGGATTAGAAGAAGTAGGAAAAAATTTAACGGCTTTTGAATATAAAAATGAAATAGTTGTTATAGATTGTGGACTTAAATTTCCAGACGATGAAATGTTGGGAATAGATGTAGTAATACCTGATATTGGTTATTTGTTGAAAAACAAAGAAAAAGTTAAGGGAATATTTTTAACACATGGCCACGAAGATCATATAGGTGCATTACCATATGTTCTTAAAGATTTAAATGTGCCTGTTTATGGAACTAAGTTAACTATTGGAATTGTAGAAAATAGACTTAAGGAAAGTGGAATGTTAGCATCATCTACTTTAAAACGTGTACAGCCTAGAGATATTATAAAGCTTAACAATATGTCAATTGAGTTTATAAGAACTAGTCATAGTATAGCTGATTCAGCAGCCATAGCTATACACACACCACTTGGAGTTATACTTCATACTGGAGATTTTAAAATTGATTATACACCTATAGATGGTCAAGTAGCTGATTTAGCTAGATTTGTGGAACTAGGTAAAAAGGGTGTTATAGCGATGCTTGCAGATAGTACAAATGTTGAAAGACAAGGATATACTATGTCTGAAAGAACTGTAGGGAAAACTTTTGAAAATATATTTTCAAAAGCTGAAGGAAGGATAATAGTTGCAACATTTGCATCTAATATTCATAGAATTCAACAGATAATTACTGCTTCAGAGAAAATAGGAAGAAAAGTTGCAGTATCAGGTAGAAGCATGGAAAATATAGTTGGTGTTGCTTCTGAACTTGGATACCTACAATTTGAGGACGGTACTTTAATAAGTATAGATGATATTAAAAAGTATCCTAATAATAGAATATCTATAATTACAACTGGAAGTCAAGGAGAGCCTATGTCAGCACTTTCAAGAATGGCTTCTTCAGATCATAAAAAAGTAAGTATAGTTCCAGGAGATATGGTTATAATTTCTGCAACACCTATACCAGGAAATGAAAAGTTAGTTTCTAAGGTGATAAATCAATTATTTAAGCAAGGAGCAAACGTTATATATGAAGCGTTAGCCGATGTCCATGTTTCAGGTCATGCTTGTCAAGAAGAATTGAAACTTGTTCATACTTTAGTAAAACCTAGATTTTTCATACCAGTTCATGGTGAGTATAGGATGTTAAAACAGCATGCAGAACTTGCAGTAAAATTAGGAATGCCAGAAAAGAATACAATTATCTCAGAAAATGGAGATGTAATAGAAGTAACTAGAGATGCTATAAGAAAGAGTGGTAGTGTAATGTCAGGTCAAGTGTTTGTAGATGGACTTGGCGTTGGTGATGTAGGTAATATAGTATTGAGAGATAGAAGACACTTATCACAGGATGGTATTTTAACAGTTGTAGTTACTATTGGAAAAGATACAGGAAAAGTTATTGCAGGACCGGACATAATATCAAGGGGATTCGTATATGTTAGAGAATCAGAAGATTTAATGGACGGTGCAAGACTAATGGTAAGAGATGCTTTAAGGGAATGCGAAGAAAAACATATTACAGAATGGGCAGTTATTAAATCTAAGGTAAAAGAAGTACTAAGAATGTTCTTATACGAGAAGACTAAGAGAAAGCCAATGATACTTCCAATCATAATGGAAGTATAG
- a CDS encoding Fur family transcriptional regulator, translating into MSKTSPMQIEKLKEELKLKGYKLTPQRRAIVNIVIQNKGSHLTAEELYDLVKDECPEIGLATVYRTIQLLEDIGIVCKFNLDDGCNRYELVDEDEIHQHHHLICRECGKVIEVEEDLLDSIEKNVEKQYKFKIENHSLKFIGMCHECLEK; encoded by the coding sequence ATGTCAAAAACATCTCCAATGCAAATTGAGAAATTAAAAGAGGAATTGAAGTTAAAAGGATATAAATTAACTCCACAAAGAAGGGCTATAGTAAATATTGTTATACAAAATAAAGGAAGTCATCTTACTGCAGAAGAATTATATGATCTTGTAAAGGATGAGTGTCCTGAAATTGGATTAGCAACGGTGTATAGAACTATTCAGTTGTTGGAGGACATTGGCATAGTATGTAAATTTAATTTAGATGATGGATGTAATAGATATGAATTAGTTGATGAAGATGAAATACATCAACACCATCATTTAATATGTAGAGAATGCGGTAAGGTTATAGAAGTAGAAGAAGACTTATTGGATTCTATAGAAAAGAATGTTGAAAAACAGTATAAGTTTAAGATAGAAAACCATAGTCTTAAATTTATTGGAATGTGCCATGAATGTTTAGAAAAATAA
- a CDS encoding DUF1292 domain-containing protein, which yields MENDFSTIVLKDEEGKEVEFEVIMKFDIEDKEYVIVTLAEEEADAIAFRIDKDENGENIFVTIEDDDEFQMVCEAYETLSLESQN from the coding sequence ATGGAAAATGATTTCAGTACAATAGTTTTAAAAGATGAAGAAGGTAAAGAAGTAGAATTTGAAGTTATAATGAAATTTGATATTGAAGATAAAGAATATGTAATTGTAACTCTTGCAGAAGAGGAAGCTGATGCTATTGCTTTTAGAATAGATAAAGATGAAAATGGAGAAAATATCTTTGTTACTATAGAAGATGATGATGAGTTCCAAATGGTATGTGAAGCATATGAGACATTAAGCTTAGAAAGCCAAAACTAA